TTTTTTACTTCTCTAGAAACACATTTGTTTCTCTGTTATGGCAATTCACTTTCACGTTCTCTAGGAAAGGTTATGATGAGGCAATCACGGCTAAAAATAATCCTCTGTTGGAAGAATACTGTATCATTTCTTCCCATTTTGTTGTAATACTCCTGTCAGTTGTTAACCCCTAATTTAACACTACAGTGCATCACTTTATCGGGTAAAATAAGTCTGCACGAACACTATACAACATGAAGATGATTATTATCGTCATCCTATTCCTTTAAACTTTCATATGCCGGGGTGAAATAAGACCTAAATACAAGATAAATACAGGAACATACAAAACTACATTTTGAGTTTACAACATCCACACAAAACTGCAATCACTCGCCTGGTTCTTCTGCTTTTCACAGCTATCCCTGGGAGACGGTGATCAAAGCGGCGATGAGAAAGTACCCCAATCCCATGAACCCCAGTGTGGTAGGAGTGGACGTCCTGGACAGGAACCTGGATAAACATGGCCGTCTCCACAGCCATCGGCTGCTGAGCACTGAGTGGGGCCTGCCGAGCGTGGTGCGAGCGGTTAGTGTTCGAGTTATCTTGTAATGGAAACCCTCAGAGGAGCCGTAAGCCGATACTGTAAGATATaaagtggggtccaaaagtcacattaaaaatctggctttcgcacatcataaaagacaatcttagcatctgttcattttaattgtaggagaaagctggttaattttgagcttttgtcCGCTATTTTCGCTATTAatcttcctggtttaaaatctcggtcacaggcagtgacgtggcaatgtactatagtacttcgatGATGCGTTGgggtctcataattattcatgagcctgcgtgttcttatcctatgagaagatgctgtctcttaattattcatgacagcatgtggtgctttcctacagatgtagtagatgagagaggcgtTCAAATGGGTCGGAGGTGTtcgtttcagtggtgtaagagttcgagtgtgtttATTCGAGAGAGCTATGAGAATtagagaaaggtggacttcggacttgctcatgaaagcagttaGCGTCTACACTATCCCTtcaaatgagaaagaaaagaaaagaaagtaaacgttcaatatcttgaatggTTAATAtacaagattctgcactattcaGCAAAGTTGTGATCTTTACCATGTTATCTGTTTTGTACAGAATgtaccattttgtgtaaactctacagactgttgtgtgtgagaatcccaggaaatcagcagtttctgaaatactcaaaccagtccatctggtaccaacaaccatgctatgCTAAagccactgagatcacatttttcccgcattgtgatgtttgatgtgaacattacctgaagctcttgacctgtatctgcatgattttatgcattgcactgctgcaacatgattcATCTTTAAAACTGTCTTTCTGTAGATACTGGGGACAAGTCGAACCACTACTTATATTAAAGAACATTCCGTTGTCGACcctgaagagaaaaaaatggagCTTTGCTCAACAAATGTGAGTACTGATGTGCAAAAAAAGACTACCACAAAGTGTACttgattttttattgtttattgtaagTAAAATCcttacagacagaaagaaatctTGGTCCCCTCACCCCTGCAGCCTAAACATACACCAACAGCCTCTGCCTCATATATTCTTGTCTAGCTGCGGACCCCTCTTAGATGCAGATGTCTTACTTTCTGTACAGTTTTGCGCGGTATAGATAGTTTATGTGCGGCATTAACAATCATTTTGATGCATCTTTTTAGATAACCCTCACAAATTTAGTATCTGTTGATGAGAGATTAGTTTACAGACCACATCCTGAAAACCCAGACATGTAAGTTGGGACATTGATTATTATTCTTTTGtattcatatatacagtatattatttggCTTTGTTTTAATTCTCACAGCATTTATCAGTTTGATTACAAaatctgttgttgttgtagtttttttttttttttttttcaacagcacGGTCTTAACCCAAGAGGCAATAATCACAGTGAAAGGAGTCAGTTTGAGCAGCTACCTTGAGGGACTGATGGCTCTTAGTATGACTGCTAATGCAAGAAAGGTAATTAAACAATTCattcataaaattaaattaaagagaAGTGCAGAGATGGACACTACGTCTATGGTATACCATGTCTTCCATTAGTATTCACCCCATTGAACTGTTACACGTTTTACAACTTGAAAGTGAAATGGACTAAATTGGGATTTTTACCACttgatttacacaatatgcaaagttttaaatatacagttgtgaattaataaaaaaatttttttttaaaaaaggcagaCATTTGTTGGAGGCATAAATATTCACTCCTCCTTGGTCAATACTTGGTCGAACCACCTTTGACTGCAAGTACAGCTGCAGGTCTTCTCGGATATGATATGTCTCTATCAGTTTTATACACCCGCATTCTGATATTTCTAGCCCATTCTTCTTGGCAAAATTGATCAACCCCTTGTGATCTTTCCAAGTCATTCAAGTTATTCATTTTGAACTACTCCACTGTAGCTTTGGCAGTATGCTTAATGGTTATGCCCTGTTGGTAAGGAAAAACTTCAGTCCAGTCTCAAGTCTCTTGCATACTAAAACTAAATCTTCTTGGATTTTGTGCTATATTTGgttccatccatctttctctctaccCTGAGCAGTTTCCCAGCCCCTGCagatgaaaagcatccccacaacatgatgttaccaccaccatgcttcactctCTGGATAGTGTTTTCATGGTGATaagcagtgttgggtttctgcTAAATGTAGAGCTTTTTCACAGGTTTACTGAGTCTCCAAAATTCCTTGTGGCAATCCCAAAAATGACTTTTATATGGttttgttcattgtttttttttccctccttctgCTCTTCCATAAAGCCCAGTTTGGTGGAGTGTCTTCAGTATGGTTGGCTAGTGACCAGCTTCTCCcatctgagctgtggatctctccagctccttcagagctacccttggcctcttggttgcttctctgattaATGCCCATCTTACCTGATAACCTTTGCTGGACGGTCTTCTCTAGGTGGAGCTGTGTTGTGCCACATTCTTTCCATTTtgtaataaatgatttaatgggGCTCTGCGAGGTGtttaggatatttttttttataaccaaatCCTGATtgatactttattattattattattattatttttttagaactTTCTGAAACATGTTTTgacttcatgatgctgtttgttttatgttgcctaacaaactctggggtcttccaggaacaggtgtatttgcAGATATATTGAGATCATGTTGCACTTTAACTGCAGACAGGTGAAGTCCATTCAACCAATTAAGTGTCTTCTGGTGGCAAGTGATTGTACCAGAACTAGCCTAATTTAGAGATTTCACAACAGGGGTGAATACCTATGCAATcacataacattttttattattcgaaaataattttgcaagctgaatacatttttccccaAACTTCAATATTATGGACTATTTCGTGTAGATTCATGAATCCTAATCCTTATGCAGGCCACTGT
This Ictalurus furcatus strain D&B chromosome 1, Billie_1.0, whole genome shotgun sequence DNA region includes the following protein-coding sequences:
- the prelid3a gene encoding PRELI domain containing protein 3A isoform X1; protein product: MKPTARCCTCRPVRMRAAACTFPGRISQHELILLFKHYPWETVIKAAMRKYPNPMNPSVVGVDVLDRNLDKHGRLHSHRLLSTEWGLPSVVRAILGTSRTTTYIKEHSVVDPEEKKMELCSTNITLTNLVSVDERLVYRPHPENPDITVLTQEAIITVKGVSLSSYLEGLMALSMTANARKADICWRHKYSLLLGQYLVEPPLTASTAAGLLGYDMSLSVLYTRILIFLAHSSWQN
- the prelid3a gene encoding PRELI domain containing protein 3A isoform X6 encodes the protein MKIWSTEHIFSYPWETVIKAAMRKYPNPMNPSVVGVDVLDRNLDKHGRLHSHRLLSTEWGLPSVVRAILGTSRTTTYIKEHSVVDPEEKKMELCSTNITLTNLVSVDERLVYRPHPENPDITVLTQEAIITVKGVSLSSYLEGLMALSMTANARKGWDAIEWIIKNSERENVPLCDMC
- the prelid3a gene encoding PRELI domain containing protein 3A isoform X4 translates to MKPTARCCTCRPVRMRAAACTFPGRISQHELILLFKHYPWETVIKAAMRKYPNPMNPSVVGVDVLDRNLDKHGRLHSHRLLSTEWGLPSVVRAILGTSRTTTYIKEHSVVDPEEKKMELCSTNITLTNLVSVDERLVYRPHPENPDITVLTQEAIITVKGVSLSSYLEGLMALSMTANARKGWDAIEWIIKNSERENVPLCDMC
- the prelid3a gene encoding PRELI domain containing protein 3A isoform X5, which gives rise to MKPTARCCTCRPVRMRAAACTFPGRISQHELILLFKHYPWETVIKAAMRKYPNPMNPSVVGVDVLDRNLDKHGRLHSHRLLSTEWGLPSVVRAILGTSRTTTYIKEHSVVDPEEKKMELCSTNITLTNLVSVDERLVYRPHPENPDITVLTQEAIITVKGVSLSSYLEGLMALSMTANARKFPSPCR
- the prelid3a gene encoding PRELI domain containing protein 3A isoform X3; translated protein: MKPTARCCTCRPVRMRAAACTFPGRISQHELILLFKHYPWETVIKAAMRKYPNPMNPSVVGVDVLDRNLDKHGRLHSHRLLSTEWGLPSVVRAILGTSRTTTYIKEHSVVDPEEKKMELCSTNITLTNLVSVDERLVYRPHPENPDITVLTQEAIITVKGVSLSSYLEGLMALSMTANARKPSLVECLQYGWLVTSFSHLSCGSLQLLQSYPWPLGCFSD
- the prelid3a gene encoding PRELI domain containing protein 3A isoform X2 gives rise to the protein MKPTARCCTCRPVRMRAAACTFPGRISQHELILLFKHYPWETVIKAAMRKYPNPMNPSVVGVDVLDRNLDKHGRLHSHRLLSTEWGLPSVVRAILGTSRTTTYIKEHSVVDPEEKKMELCSTNITLTNLVSVDERLVYRPHPENPDITVLTQEAIITVKGVSLSSYLEGLMALSMTANARKADICWRHKYSLLLGQYLVEPPLTASTAAGLLGYDIFGSMLNGYALLFPSPCR